In Streptomyces paludis, the genomic stretch CCGCAGCTCAGCGGCCGGGGGCTCGGCCACACCGGCGGCACGCTCGACAAGCTGGAGTCCATCCCCGGCTGGCGGGCGCTGCTCTCCAACGAGGAGATGCTGCACGTCCTCGACACCACCGGCGCGGTCATCTGCGCGGCGGGCGACGGACTGGCCCCGGCCGACAAGAAGCTGTACGCGCTGCGCGATGTCACGGGCACGGTCGAGGCGATCCCGCTGATCGCCTCCTCGATCATGTCCAAGAAGATCGCCGAGGGTACGGGCTCGCTGGTCCTGGACGTCAAGGTCGGCACCGGCGCGTTCATGAAGACCATCGAGGACGCCCGCGAACTCGCCGCCACCATGGTCGGCCTCGGCACCGACCACGGCGTGAAGACCGTCGCGCTCCTCACCGACATGGCCACCCCGCTCGGCCTGACCGCCGGCAACGCCCTTGAGGTCCGCGAGTCCGTCGAGGTCCTCGCGGGCGGCGGCCCGGCCGACGTCGTCGAACTCACCCTGGCCCTCGCCCGCGAGATGCTCGACGCGGCGGGCCTGCCCGACGCCGACCCGGCGAAGGCGCTGGCCGACGGCTCGGCGATGGACGTCTGGCGCCGCATGATCGCGGCCCAGGGCGGCGACCCGGACGCGGCCCTCCCGGTCGCCCG encodes the following:
- a CDS encoding thymidine phosphorylase; this encodes MDVISVIRTKRDRGELSPEQIDWVIDAYTRGEVADEQMSALAMAILLNGMNRTEIARWTAAMIASGERMDFSALSRPTADKHSTGGVGDKITLPLAPLVAACGAAVPQLSGRGLGHTGGTLDKLESIPGWRALLSNEEMLHVLDTTGAVICAAGDGLAPADKKLYALRDVTGTVEAIPLIASSIMSKKIAEGTGSLVLDVKVGTGAFMKTIEDARELAATMVGLGTDHGVKTVALLTDMATPLGLTAGNALEVRESVEVLAGGGPADVVELTLALAREMLDAAGLPDADPAKALADGSAMDVWRRMIAAQGGDPDAALPVARERQTITAPASGVLTRLDAYGVGVAAWRLGAGRARKEDPVQAGAGIEIHAKPGDRVTEGQPLLTLHTDTPEKFAYATEALEGTYDIGAAGTAYEATPVVRERIA